The Mucilaginibacter mallensis genome has a segment encoding these proteins:
- the lptE gene encoding LPS assembly lipoprotein LptE has translation MKKILGIFVAVSFLVFVLPSCSFTLNGASTVGLKTIYVGYFDNNAPFVVSNLSQNFTEALKARIRSTTNLNIIQNQQADAVLTGTITGYSIAPVSIQATTGNTAPIAGASALTITVEVKYVNNVDKKLSYEQSFSEPGNFTGDLTGSKQDNLITTLNLALTEDIFNKAFASW, from the coding sequence ATGAAGAAAATACTTGGAATTTTTGTCGCGGTGAGTTTTTTGGTTTTTGTTTTGCCCTCATGCTCCTTTACTTTAAACGGTGCTTCAACAGTAGGTTTAAAAACAATATATGTGGGCTATTTTGATAACAATGCCCCCTTTGTGGTGAGTAACCTGAGCCAGAATTTTACTGAAGCCTTAAAGGCGCGTATACGCTCAACAACTAACCTCAACATTATACAAAATCAGCAGGCCGATGCTGTTTTAACAGGTACAATTACAGGTTACAGCATAGCTCCGGTATCAATCCAGGCTACTACGGGTAATACAGCGCCTATTGCCGGTGCATCTGCATTAACCATTACGGTTGAGGTAAAGTATGTCAACAATGTAGATAAAAAGCTGAGCTACGAACAGTCATTCAGCGAGCCCGGTAACTTTACCGGCGACCTTACCGGCAGCAAGCAGGATAACCTTATAACAACCCTTAACCTGGCCCTCACCGAAGATATTTTTAACAAAGCCTTTGCAAGTTGGTAA
- a CDS encoding sigma-54 interaction domain-containing protein: protein MEIQEIKQRFGIIGNSPLLNRAINIANQVAPTDISVLITGESGSGKEVFSHIIHQMSPRKHGPFIAVNCGAIPEGTIDSELFGHEKGAYTGAVGERKGYFETVNGGTIFLDEIAEMPLGTQARLLRVLESGQYIKVGSSKVEKTNVRVIAATNVDVYDAVKAGRFREDLYYRLNTVPLRIPPLRDRKEDIFLLFRKFTSDFTDKYRTPPIQLDDDAQQILINYSWPGNVRQLKNMAEQLAVLETDRIITGPTLLTYIPQEVSGRNLPMRIDQQKEDFSERDILYKVLFDMKRDMVELKKLVAEIVEHGGVSPNFANHSQAINQLYRDIELPGNPEAQFTLQQPVNNNNNKPDSFNITHDHEEVEESLSLVEKESDLIRKALKKHKGKRKLAANELGISERTLYRKIKELDL from the coding sequence ATGGAAATACAAGAAATTAAACAACGCTTCGGCATTATTGGCAATTCGCCTTTATTGAACCGGGCAATAAATATAGCCAACCAGGTAGCACCTACTGATATCTCGGTACTGATTACCGGCGAAAGCGGTAGTGGTAAAGAAGTGTTTTCACACATCATACACCAGATGAGCCCGCGTAAGCATGGGCCGTTCATCGCGGTTAACTGCGGTGCTATACCTGAGGGCACTATCGATTCTGAATTATTCGGTCACGAAAAAGGTGCCTATACCGGCGCGGTTGGCGAACGTAAAGGGTACTTTGAAACGGTAAACGGCGGTACCATATTTTTAGATGAAATTGCCGAAATGCCGTTGGGTACACAAGCACGTTTACTGCGTGTTTTGGAATCGGGTCAATACATTAAAGTTGGATCATCCAAAGTAGAGAAAACCAATGTACGTGTTATAGCCGCTACCAATGTTGATGTATATGACGCGGTAAAAGCAGGCAGGTTCAGGGAAGATCTGTATTATCGTTTAAATACCGTTCCGCTGCGCATACCTCCTTTGCGCGACAGGAAGGAAGATATTTTCCTGCTATTCCGGAAATTTACCTCTGATTTTACCGATAAATACCGCACGCCGCCCATTCAACTGGACGACGATGCGCAGCAGATCCTGATCAATTATTCATGGCCCGGTAACGTTAGGCAACTAAAAAATATGGCCGAGCAATTAGCTGTGCTGGAAACCGACCGCATTATTACTGGTCCAACCCTGCTTACCTACATCCCGCAGGAAGTAAGCGGCAGAAATTTGCCTATGCGGATAGATCAGCAAAAAGAGGATTTCTCCGAACGCGATATATTATACAAGGTATTGTTTGATATGAAGCGCGATATGGTGGAGCTTAAAAAACTGGTAGCCGAGATTGTAGAACACGGAGGTGTATCACCAAATTTTGCCAACCACTCCCAGGCCATAAACCAGCTTTACCGCGATATTGAATTACCCGGTAATCCAGAGGCACAATTTACGCTGCAACAACCCGTTAATAACAATAATAACAAACCCGACTCATTCAATATAACGCACGATCATGAGGAAGTGGAAGAATCGTTATCATTAGTTGAAAAAGAATCGGACCTTATACGCAAGGCATTAAAAAAACACAAAGGCAAACGCAAGCTTGCCGCTAATGAACTGGGTATATCAGAACGTACATTGTACAGGAAAATAAAAGAATTAGATTTATAG
- a CDS encoding MiaB/RimO family radical SAM methylthiotransferase, translated as MDLLIPDKTHDESRQGEALLLEPVAGKNNGRKLYIESYGCAMNFSDSEIVASILQDKGFETTTDFNNADVVLINTCSIRENAEQRVRNRLKEFTVAKVKNPGMVVGVLGCMAERLKSKFLEEEKLVDVVVGPDAYRDLPGLIERVDDGQKAVNVLLSREETYADISPVRLNSNGINAFVSIMRGCDNMCSFCVVPFTRGRERSREPLSIVAECTDLFNRGYREVTLLGQNVDSYKWNPEKQNAKAEDQKPIMGMDLLEKVLSSGEDLGETQDQALEEVKEGVTFANLLEMVAEISPELRIRFSTSHPKDITDDVLYTMKAYDNICKYIHLPVQSGNTRVLKLMNRTYSRDWYIDRINAIRRIIPECAISTDVITGFCSETEEEHQDTLSMMDYVQYYFAYMFMYSERPGTLAAKRYADDIPEAVKHQRLKEVVAKQQEHSHARLKQLVGTTQKVLIEGFSKKSDKDYSGRSDQNTVVVFPVGEGYKPGQYVNVHIDRCTTATLIGTVSPKPPEGELRRVAMGI; from the coding sequence ATGGATTTATTAATTCCGGATAAAACACATGATGAGAGCAGGCAAGGTGAGGCTTTATTGTTAGAACCGGTTGCCGGAAAAAATAACGGACGCAAACTATACATTGAAAGTTATGGCTGCGCCATGAATTTTTCTGACAGTGAAATAGTTGCATCTATTTTGCAGGATAAAGGATTTGAAACCACAACAGATTTTAACAATGCCGATGTGGTATTGATAAACACCTGTTCCATCCGCGAGAATGCCGAACAACGTGTGCGCAACCGCTTAAAGGAGTTTACCGTAGCCAAGGTTAAAAACCCCGGTATGGTAGTTGGTGTGCTGGGTTGTATGGCCGAGCGCTTAAAATCAAAATTTTTAGAAGAAGAAAAACTGGTAGATGTAGTGGTTGGCCCTGATGCCTACCGCGACCTGCCCGGCCTTATAGAGCGTGTTGACGATGGACAAAAAGCCGTAAACGTATTGCTATCCCGTGAGGAAACTTATGCGGATATTAGCCCGGTGCGCTTAAACAGCAATGGCATAAACGCCTTTGTATCCATTATGCGTGGCTGCGATAATATGTGCTCGTTCTGCGTAGTGCCATTTACACGTGGCCGTGAGCGCAGCCGCGAGCCGCTATCAATAGTAGCTGAATGCACCGATCTGTTTAACCGTGGCTACCGCGAGGTTACCTTATTGGGCCAAAATGTTGACTCCTACAAATGGAACCCGGAGAAACAGAATGCTAAAGCAGAAGACCAAAAACCCATAATGGGTATGGACCTGCTGGAGAAAGTACTTTCATCAGGCGAGGACCTGGGCGAAACACAGGATCAGGCTTTGGAAGAAGTTAAGGAAGGGGTAACCTTTGCTAACCTTTTAGAGATGGTTGCAGAGATCAGCCCTGAATTGAGGATCCGCTTTTCAACCTCGCATCCAAAAGATATTACTGATGATGTATTGTACACCATGAAGGCGTATGATAACATTTGCAAATATATTCACCTGCCGGTACAATCGGGTAATACCCGTGTACTGAAACTGATGAACCGTACTTATAGTCGTGATTGGTATATCGACAGGATCAACGCTATTCGTCGGATCATCCCTGAATGTGCGATATCAACCGATGTAATAACAGGTTTTTGCAGCGAAACAGAAGAAGAACACCAGGATACCTTAAGCATGATGGATTATGTGCAATACTATTTTGCCTACATGTTCATGTACTCCGAAAGGCCCGGAACATTAGCCGCAAAACGTTATGCAGATGACATTCCGGAGGCAGTAAAGCACCAGCGCTTAAAAGAGGTGGTGGCTAAACAGCAGGAACATTCACACGCGCGTTTAAAACAGCTGGTTGGCACAACGCAAAAAGTACTGATAGAAGGTTTCTCTAAAAAATCAGACAAAGATTACAGCGGCAGAAGCGATCAAAATACGGTAGTAGTTTTCCCGGTAGGCGAAGGTTACAAACCGGGGCAGTATGTGAATGTACATATTGACAGATGTACCACTGCTACTTTAATTGGAACAGTGAGCCCCAAACCCCCTGAAGGGGAGTTACGCCGTGTGGCAATGGGGATATAA